In the Alkaliphilus oremlandii OhILAs genome, one interval contains:
- a CDS encoding TRAP transporter large permease produces the protein MQSFLPIIVLFILFFLNIPIAYALIGSSLFYFVFINTTMPMQMIIQQFVTSVESFPYLAVPFFIMMGSIMNYSGISEALMDFANILVGHTKGGLAQVNVLLSTLMGGISGSANADAAMQSKILVPEMVKKGFSKPFSAAITAASSAIAPVIPPGTNLILYAIIANVSVGDMFLAAYMPGILMSVALMIAVHIISVKRDYKPSRDRMPSFGEFARQFIKSIWALLIPFGIILGMRRGMFTPTEAGGIAVLFSVIVGFFMYRQLKLEHIPIILMDTVKSTGAVMIIIASAKVFGYYLTLERIPQMITETLMNMTDSPFILLMVINLLLLFIGMFIEGGAALVILAPLLVPAVKVFGVDPIHFGMIFIVNIMIGGLTPPFGSMMFTVCSIVDVKLEDFIKDVWPFIAALLIVLLVLTYSPGIALFTLGLFK, from the coding sequence ATGCAATCTTTTCTACCAATTATAGTTCTATTTATTTTATTCTTTCTAAACATACCAATCGCATATGCTTTAATAGGTTCTTCTTTATTTTATTTTGTATTCATCAATACAACAATGCCTATGCAGATGATCATTCAACAATTTGTAACTTCAGTAGAGTCTTTTCCATATTTGGCAGTACCATTTTTCATCATGATGGGTTCTATCATGAATTATTCAGGAATCAGTGAAGCATTAATGGATTTTGCCAATATCTTAGTGGGACATACCAAGGGAGGTCTTGCTCAGGTTAACGTGCTATTAAGTACATTAATGGGTGGGATTTCGGGTTCTGCAAATGCAGATGCAGCGATGCAATCTAAAATACTAGTGCCGGAGATGGTGAAAAAAGGATTTTCTAAACCGTTTTCAGCTGCAATTACTGCTGCATCATCAGCAATAGCACCAGTAATTCCACCAGGGACAAACCTGATCTTGTATGCGATTATTGCAAACGTTTCTGTAGGAGATATGTTCTTAGCTGCATACATGCCGGGCATATTGATGTCAGTAGCTTTAATGATAGCAGTACATATTATATCTGTAAAAAGAGATTATAAGCCAAGTAGAGATAGAATGCCGAGTTTTGGCGAATTTGCGAGACAATTTATAAAATCTATTTGGGCGCTGCTTATTCCTTTTGGCATCATTTTAGGAATGAGGAGAGGAATGTTTACGCCTACAGAGGCAGGCGGTATCGCGGTATTATTTTCAGTAATCGTTGGATTCTTTATGTATAGACAATTAAAGCTAGAGCATATACCAATCATATTAATGGATACAGTGAAGAGTACAGGTGCGGTAATGATAATAATCGCAAGTGCTAAAGTCTTTGGCTACTATCTAACCCTAGAGAGAATTCCACAAATGATCACTGAAACACTTATGAACATGACAGATAGCCCCTTCATACTGTTAATGGTAATAAACTTATTACTATTATTCATTGGAATGTTTATCGAAGGAGGAGCAGCTCTGGTAATATTAGCACCATTGCTAGTTCCAGCGGTTAAAGTGTTCGGTGTAGACCCGATTCATTTTGGAATGATCTTTATCGTAAATATTATGATCGGTGGACTAACACCACCATTTGGCTCTATGATGTTTACTGTGTGTTCTATTGTAGATGTAAAACTAGAGGATTTTATTAAGGATGTTTGGCCTTTTATCGCGGCACTATTGATAGTACTTTTAGTACTTACTTATTCTCCAGGCATTGCATTGTTTACTTTAGGCTTATTTAAATAA
- a CDS encoding permease: MFIFQWLNAQLLKMEWLFNLVRVLVENLFGLSIESRLGGSIHFFIYDVIKIFILLSVLIFGISYIQSFFPPERTKKILGRFNGITANILAALLGTVTPFCSCSSIPLFIGFTSAGLPIGVTFSFLISSPLVDLASVLLLASIFNWKIAIAYVVVGLVLAVIGGTIISKSNLEEYVEPFVYSNKMLEMEQEELTTRDRVDFAKDQVLDIIKKVWLYILIGVGIGAAIHNYIPESVISALLGKDKWYSVLLASFVGIPMYADIFGTLPIAEALVAKGVGLGTALSFMMGVTALSLPSIIMLKKVVKSKLLGIFIGIVSLGIIIIGYAFNAFGHLFI, translated from the coding sequence ATGTTTATTTTTCAATGGTTAAATGCACAACTGCTTAAAATGGAATGGCTTTTTAATCTAGTTAGAGTATTAGTTGAAAATCTATTTGGTTTAAGTATTGAAAGTAGGTTAGGTGGTAGTATACATTTCTTTATTTATGACGTAATTAAAATATTTATATTACTATCTGTTTTAATATTTGGTATTTCATATATTCAAAGTTTTTTCCCACCAGAGCGAACTAAGAAAATTTTAGGTAGATTTAATGGAATTACGGCAAATATACTGGCTGCCTTACTTGGAACTGTTACACCTTTCTGCTCTTGCTCTTCTATTCCATTATTTATTGGATTTACAAGTGCAGGACTACCAATCGGTGTTACATTTTCATTCTTAATATCTTCACCATTAGTAGATTTAGCATCAGTTCTTTTACTTGCCAGTATATTCAACTGGAAAATAGCAATAGCATATGTTGTTGTAGGTTTAGTGCTTGCAGTGATAGGAGGAACTATAATTAGTAAATCTAATCTTGAAGAATATGTAGAACCATTTGTATATAGCAATAAGATGCTTGAAATGGAGCAAGAGGAGTTAACTACAAGAGATAGAGTAGACTTTGCAAAGGATCAAGTATTGGATATTATTAAAAAGGTTTGGTTATATATTTTAATAGGTGTAGGAATAGGTGCTGCTATTCATAACTATATTCCAGAATCAGTAATTAGTGCATTATTAGGTAAGGATAAATGGTATTCTGTATTACTTGCAAGCTTTGTTGGTATACCAATGTACGCAGATATTTTTGGAACATTACCTATTGCTGAAGCCTTAGTTGCAAAAGGAGTAGGACTTGGTACTGCATTATCCTTTATGATGGGTGTAACTGCACTTTCACTTCCATCTATAATAATGCTTAAAAAGGTTGTTAAATCAAAACTTTTAGGTATTTTTATAGGGATTGTTAGCTTAGGTATCATTATAATTGGTTATGCATTTAATGCTTTTGGGCATTTATTTATATAA
- a CDS encoding TRAP transporter small permease — MNNILKKLEQDFELYLGSIFLSITSVIVIMNVFTRYFLKFTFTWAEEIAVGAFVWTIFLGFASSYKKKELIGVEVLVAVLPEKARSIVEVFTSIIITILSATMFYFSYIYVAGSTKITAALEVSYKYIYASIVLAFGLITLCSIYFLIQSIQKIFSNKKVKN; from the coding sequence ATGAATAATATCTTAAAAAAACTGGAACAAGATTTTGAGCTCTATTTAGGAAGTATTTTTTTATCTATTACTTCAGTTATCGTTATCATGAACGTATTCACTAGATATTTTTTAAAATTCACATTTACTTGGGCAGAAGAAATTGCGGTAGGCGCATTCGTATGGACCATATTTTTAGGTTTTGCTAGTTCGTATAAAAAGAAAGAATTGATAGGTGTAGAAGTATTGGTAGCTGTATTACCTGAAAAAGCAAGAAGTATAGTAGAGGTTTTCACTTCAATAATTATAACGATTTTATCTGCTACGATGTTTTATTTTAGCTATATATATGTAGCGGGATCTACCAAAATAACAGCTGCTTTAGAGGTATCTTATAAATATATTTATGCATCGATCGTACTAGCTTTTGGACTAATCACTTTATGTTCAATTTATTTTTTAATACAGTCAATTCAAAAAATATTTTCTAATAAAAAAGTAAAAAATTAG
- a CDS encoding DUF2922 domain-containing protein, whose protein sequence is MEKYLQMVFKTDQDKKVSLRVGVPRDDLDAAEVKTVMDLIIAKNIIHSNAGDLIAVDSAFLVETSTTDLEVAEL, encoded by the coding sequence ATGGAGAAATATCTGCAAATGGTATTTAAGACAGACCAAGATAAAAAGGTAAGCCTTAGAGTAGGCGTACCTAGGGATGATCTAGATGCAGCTGAAGTAAAAACAGTAATGGATCTTATTATAGCTAAGAACATTATTCATTCTAATGCAGGGGATTTAATTGCTGTTGATAGTGCTTTCCTAGTAGAGACATCTACTACAGACCTTGAAGTTGCAGAGCTGTAG
- a CDS encoding HAD-IIA family hydrolase: MNNLREKNVFLLDMDGTIYLGDELIDGAKKFLETIKNKGKRYIFLTNNSSKSKESYVEKLSRLGIEASAEEVFTSGEATTMYLKKEKEGAKIYLLGTAALEAEFIQAGFVLEKERHKDIDYVVLGFDTTLTYEKLWAACEYIAEGVEYIATHPDFNCPLPNDKFMPDAGAMAALIEASTGKKPKVIGKPNKEVVESIALKYGLNKEDMVMVGDRLYTDIKTGKNAGIASALVYSGETKEEDYKKSEIRADYVFNSIKDMIDLL, encoded by the coding sequence TTGAATAACCTAAGAGAAAAAAACGTATTTTTACTAGATATGGACGGAACGATCTATCTGGGAGATGAATTGATTGATGGAGCAAAAAAGTTTCTCGAGACCATAAAAAATAAAGGGAAAAGATATATTTTCCTTACAAATAATTCATCAAAAAGTAAAGAAAGTTACGTAGAAAAACTAAGTAGATTGGGGATAGAAGCTTCAGCAGAAGAAGTATTTACTTCTGGGGAAGCCACTACCATGTATTTAAAGAAAGAAAAAGAAGGTGCTAAAATCTATCTACTAGGTACAGCAGCTCTAGAGGCAGAATTTATACAGGCGGGCTTTGTTTTGGAAAAAGAGAGACATAAAGATATCGACTATGTTGTCCTAGGGTTTGATACGACGTTAACTTATGAAAAGCTATGGGCTGCCTGTGAATACATAGCTGAAGGGGTAGAATACATAGCAACACATCCAGATTTCAATTGTCCTTTGCCGAACGATAAATTTATGCCAGATGCAGGTGCAATGGCTGCACTAATTGAGGCATCTACTGGGAAAAAACCTAAGGTCATAGGAAAACCAAATAAAGAAGTCGTAGAAAGTATTGCTTTAAAATACGGCTTAAATAAAGAAGATATGGTAATGGTTGGAGATCGACTATATACGGATATCAAAACTGGAAAAAATGCAGGAATAGCTTCTGCATTGGTCTATTCTGGTGAAACGAAGGAAGAAGATTATAAAAAAAGTGAGATTAGAGCAGACTATGTTTTTAATTCCATAAAAGATATGATTGATTTATTATAG
- the dctP gene encoding C4-dicarboxylate TRAP transporter substrate-binding protein has product MKKFLSMLLALAITLSLAACGPKSPANSSDGGESGGKAAKKVIKVSTKFVDDEQTAISLKKVVEAINQRSNGSLELQLFTNGVLPIGKDGMEQVVQGSDWILVDGINFLGDYVPDYNAVTGPFLYQTFDEYLAMTQTELVQNLNKQAEEQGIKVLSVDWLFGFRSMMTKKPIKTPDDMKGLNIRVPTSQLYTYTIEAMGGNPVAMPYPDTYAAIQQGVIDGVEGSIMTYYGTKQYENVKEYSLTNHLLGVSAVTISTKVWDSLTDEQRTIITEEFEKGKEDNLAETIRLEKEYEQLLKAEGVNFHEVDADAFLKAAAPVYTRFDKWTPGIYEQLVKELEIIKANLK; this is encoded by the coding sequence GTGAAAAAGTTTTTGTCAATGTTACTAGCGCTAGCAATTACTTTGTCTTTAGCTGCATGTGGTCCGAAATCACCTGCGAACAGTTCTGATGGTGGCGAATCAGGTGGTAAGGCAGCAAAAAAAGTTATTAAAGTTAGTACCAAATTTGTCGATGATGAGCAAACAGCTATATCATTGAAAAAGGTAGTAGAAGCTATAAACCAAAGAAGTAATGGCTCACTAGAATTACAATTGTTCACAAATGGTGTATTACCAATCGGTAAAGATGGTATGGAGCAGGTAGTTCAAGGTTCAGATTGGATATTAGTAGACGGTATTAACTTCTTAGGTGATTATGTACCGGATTATAATGCTGTAACTGGACCATTCTTGTACCAAACATTTGATGAATATCTTGCTATGACACAAACTGAGTTAGTTCAAAATCTAAACAAGCAAGCAGAAGAACAAGGGATCAAAGTGCTTTCTGTAGACTGGCTATTTGGATTTAGAAGTATGATGACTAAAAAACCAATTAAAACTCCAGACGATATGAAGGGGTTAAACATTAGGGTCCCAACAAGTCAATTATACACCTATACAATAGAAGCTATGGGTGGAAATCCTGTTGCAATGCCTTATCCAGACACTTATGCAGCAATCCAACAAGGTGTAATTGATGGCGTAGAAGGTTCAATAATGACTTATTATGGAACAAAGCAATATGAAAACGTTAAAGAATACTCTTTAACAAACCACCTGTTAGGAGTTTCAGCAGTTACAATTTCTACTAAAGTTTGGGATAGTTTAACTGACGAGCAAAGAACTATTATAACAGAAGAGTTTGAAAAAGGTAAAGAAGACAATTTAGCTGAAACTATTCGTTTAGAAAAAGAGTATGAGCAACTATTAAAAGCAGAAGGTGTAAACTTTCACGAAGTAGATGCAGATGCTTTCCTTAAAGCAGCGGCTCCAGTATATACAAGATTTGATAAATGGACGCCAGGGATCTATGAGCAATTAGTAAAAGAATTAGAGATCATAAAAGCAAACTTAAAGTAA
- a CDS encoding thioredoxin family protein — protein MLIKILGSGCRSCTILKENTEEALKEVGMEAEIIKVEDFVDIMEYGVMSTPALVIDEKVVSYGKVLKPKEIVKILNK, from the coding sequence ATGTTAATTAAAATTTTAGGTTCAGGATGTAGAAGCTGCACAATTTTAAAAGAAAACACAGAGGAAGCATTAAAAGAAGTAGGCATGGAAGCTGAAATCATTAAGGTAGAAGATTTTGTGGATATTATGGAATATGGTGTAATGTCAACTCCAGCCCTTGTTATTGATGAAAAAGTCGTATCCTATGGAAAGGTTTTAAAACCTAAGGAAATTGTAAAAATCTTAAATAAGTAA
- a CDS encoding DUF3800 domain-containing protein, protein MKTVGYYIFFDESGKIDRQTGKYSYYGSLGIKKNQYEYINEALPKDENRRELHFQKFNLTDVDIYLHVLSEVLDKAQFNVYLVDRDKALNIADRLLLSSTKLRELLYIKIPERLIYGILRHLEDFYYVDIYIDKCDEYDEYNIKSKLEYQLNAQAVYRDKKYFIKNVTQIDSKNDIILQATDVILGIISFLIEEKYYSIKDNLTEKDFKYITDNITDDEREVIISSYEYNEKRKEYVLKVKSNKKRFEEVNRILEKNNYYTQSSIQKSELIYRLLDSDKIDRLNKICMYLWEQYGESIESRNISEYISKFIIFKTKFDNYSKIKILNIKYL, encoded by the coding sequence ATGAAAACCGTGGGATATTATATATTTTTTGATGAGTCTGGAAAAATTGATAGGCAAACGGGTAAATATTCTTACTATGGTTCTCTGGGAATTAAAAAGAATCAATATGAATACATAAACGAAGCATTACCTAAAGATGAAAATAGAAGAGAATTACATTTTCAAAAATTTAATCTGACTGATGTAGATATATATCTACATGTATTATCAGAGGTTCTTGATAAAGCTCAGTTTAATGTGTATTTAGTAGATAGAGATAAGGCATTAAATATTGCTGATAGACTGTTACTAAGCTCAACAAAGTTAAGGGAGTTACTTTATATAAAGATACCTGAAAGATTGATATATGGGATATTAAGGCATCTAGAGGATTTTTATTATGTAGATATCTACATAGATAAATGCGATGAATATGATGAATATAATATTAAATCGAAGCTAGAATATCAATTAAATGCACAGGCTGTCTATAGAGATAAAAAGTATTTTATAAAGAATGTTACACAGATTGACTCGAAGAATGATATTATCCTACAAGCAACGGATGTTATTTTAGGTATTATTTCATTTTTGATTGAAGAAAAATATTATTCAATCAAAGATAACTTAACTGAGAAAGATTTTAAATATATAACTGATAATATAACTGATGATGAAAGAGAAGTTATTATTTCAAGTTATGAATATAATGAAAAGAGAAAAGAATATGTTTTAAAAGTTAAAAGTAATAAAAAAAGATTTGAAGAAGTGAATAGGATTTTAGAAAAGAATAACTATTATACTCAATCATCTATTCAAAAAAGTGAGTTAATCTATAGATTATTAGATAGTGACAAAATTGATCGATTGAATAAGATTTGTATGTATCTATGGGAACAATATGGTGAAAGTATTGAAAGTAGAAATATTAGTGAGTATATAAGTAAATTTATAATATTTAAAACAAAGTTCGATAACTATAGTAAAATTAAAATATTAAATATTAAATATTTATAA
- a CDS encoding DUF1659 domain-containing protein encodes MAVMKFNETRSASCRFITGLDGEGREKIMTRTIANFKTDSTLDDVYEVALAVASLYPYSVKTVNMAERCELME; translated from the coding sequence ATGGCTGTTATGAAGTTTAACGAAACAAGAAGTGCTTCATGTAGATTCATCACAGGTCTTGATGGTGAAGGTAGGGAAAAGATTATGACAAGAACTATTGCTAACTTTAAAACCGATTCCACTTTAGATGATGTTTATGAAGTTGCTCTTGCTGTAGCTAGTCTTTACCCATACTCTGTAAAAACTGTCAACATGGCAGAAAGATGTGAACTGATGGAGTAG
- a CDS encoding metallophosphoesterase family protein — protein sequence MTKKIALIADVHGNIEALKNVLKDISERQIDNRDIYCLGDLVGYGPRPDEVIQLIIEKNIHSVLGNYDEAVGFYLPTCGCSIESENDRMKTKNSLSWTVENTSDENKEFLRELEEQISLEIEGYQLLLTHGSPISINDYIYENDLEKQEEIVEVLEEDILVFGHTHYPYYKKVNNKLFINPGSVGRPKDGDNRACYCIVEFGEKIDVEFIRISYDIEKVAKEIEQSELLDVFAQVLRTGRDVK from the coding sequence ATGACAAAGAAAATAGCTTTGATTGCTGATGTACATGGCAATATAGAAGCTTTAAAAAATGTATTAAAAGATATATCAGAAAGACAAATAGATAATCGTGATATATATTGTTTGGGTGATTTAGTAGGTTATGGACCTAGGCCTGATGAGGTTATACAATTGATAATAGAAAAAAATATTCATTCTGTTCTTGGAAATTATGATGAAGCTGTAGGTTTTTATCTACCTACTTGCGGATGCAGTATAGAATCTGAAAATGATAGAATGAAAACAAAGAACTCTTTAAGCTGGACTGTTGAGAATACTTCTGATGAAAATAAAGAATTCCTTAGAGAGCTTGAGGAGCAAATATCATTAGAAATCGAAGGATATCAATTATTATTGACTCATGGAAGTCCAATATCTATAAATGACTATATTTATGAGAATGATCTAGAAAAACAAGAAGAAATTGTTGAAGTACTAGAGGAAGATATACTTGTATTTGGACATACACACTATCCATATTATAAAAAGGTAAATAATAAACTTTTTATTAATCCGGGAAGCGTAGGTAGACCGAAAGATGGTGACAATAGAGCTTGTTATTGTATTGTAGAATTTGGAGAAAAAATTGATGTTGAGTTTATAAGAATTTCATACGATATAGAGAAAGTAGCTAAAGAAATCGAACAATCTGAACTCTTAGATGTTTTTGCACAGGTATTGAGGACAGGTAGAGATGTTAAATAG
- a CDS encoding glycerol-3-phosphate responsive antiterminator produces the protein MSETIIDKIELNPVIAAVQNENDLETAINSHVTTIFLLCADIFNAKSLVDRIKKVDKRALIHIDFLEGIGKDSKAIDYIIEVIQPDGVISTKSSHIKIAKDKGMFTVQRFFLIDNKSYEMTIQSVKSKQPDMIEIMPGVMPGVIKRITGQLSIPVIAGGLISNKQDIMEALKSGAIGVSTGKKSLWELE, from the coding sequence ATGAGCGAAACAATAATCGATAAAATTGAATTAAACCCAGTTATTGCAGCCGTTCAAAACGAGAACGACTTAGAGACTGCAATTAATTCTCATGTAACCACTATATTTTTACTTTGTGCAGATATATTTAATGCGAAATCATTAGTCGATCGAATTAAAAAAGTAGATAAACGTGCTTTAATACATATCGATTTTCTCGAAGGAATCGGAAAAGACTCTAAAGCAATTGATTATATTATTGAAGTTATTCAACCAGACGGGGTTATTAGCACGAAAAGTAGCCATATAAAGATAGCAAAAGATAAAGGCATGTTTACAGTGCAGAGATTCTTTTTAATTGACAATAAGTCCTATGAAATGACAATACAAAGTGTTAAATCTAAGCAGCCGGACATGATTGAAATTATGCCAGGCGTTATGCCGGGAGTAATAAAGCGTATTACAGGACAGCTATCCATACCAGTGATAGCGGGAGGATTAATAAGCAATAAACAGGATATAATGGAGGCATTAAAGTCAGGTGCGATAGGGGTATCCACTGGTAAAAAGTCTTTATGGGAATTAGAATAG
- a CDS encoding YcbK family protein — MNNIQISKNFKLKEFECSHGGSVVKLDSKLLEKLQLLRVKLNNPINITSGYRTLECNKRVGGSSNSYHMKGMAADIYSPGYTPTQIAKAAEEVGFTGIGTYSNFVHVDVRPNKYHFKGGY, encoded by the coding sequence ATGAACAACATACAAATATCTAAAAACTTTAAACTTAAAGAGTTTGAATGTAGTCACGGTGGATCAGTTGTAAAGCTAGATAGTAAGTTATTAGAAAAGCTTCAACTACTAAGGGTTAAATTAAATAACCCTATTAACATTACATCTGGATACAGAACCCTAGAATGTAACAAACGTGTAGGTGGATCATCTAATAGCTATCACATGAAAGGTATGGCTGCAGATATATACTCCCCAGGCTATACCCCTACCCAAATTGCAAAGGCTGCAGAGGAAGTTGGATTTACTGGAATAGGTACGTATTCTAACTTTGTCCATGTAGACGTTAGACCTAATAAATATCACTTTAAAGGTGGCTATTAA